A part of Bacteroidia bacterium genomic DNA contains:
- a CDS encoding long-chain fatty acid--CoA ligase, whose product MYDFRIFDILPRYAEKFPQPDALASKVNNEWVKISTADFIVNSNFISCGLLQAGIKAGDKIATISNNRYEWNFLDMGMLQIGAIHVPIYPTISEADYRFILNDAEVKLVFVSSEELFLKIKNIASEIPTINNLFTFDSVIGAKSWTEILEAGKKVFSTTNLNALKAAVKPDDIATLIYTSGTTGTPKGVILSHKNIMSNVIAVEDLPPIDNQAKALSFLPINHVYERMLTYLYMYLGVSIYYAESIDKLIDNIKEVKPEVFSTVPRLLEKIYEKIVATGSGLKGIKKIIFFWALNLGLRYELDGKNGWWYAYQLSIANKLVFSKWREALGGNVRAIVSGSAPLQPRLARVFWAAKIIVLEGYGLTETSPVISVNTTAKGGAKFGTVGPIIKDVEVKIAADGEILVKGPNVMLGYYKRPDLTVEVIDSEGWFHTGDIGLLEDGKYLKITDRKKELLKTSGGKYIAPQPIENKFKESHFMEQIMVVGDGQKFAGALVIPAFPYLKEWCNRKNIPYTSNAEMIKNPLVIARFKKEIGIMNPNFGHVEQIKEFALIADEWSVNTGELTPTLKLKRKFILAKYKNLMDKMYS is encoded by the coding sequence ATGTACGACTTCCGAATTTTTGACATTCTTCCGCGTTATGCAGAAAAATTTCCACAGCCGGATGCCTTGGCATCAAAGGTAAATAACGAATGGGTAAAAATTAGCACTGCCGATTTTATTGTCAATTCAAACTTCATAAGTTGCGGACTTTTACAAGCTGGAATAAAAGCGGGGGATAAAATTGCGACCATTTCTAACAATCGTTATGAATGGAATTTTTTGGACATGGGCATGTTGCAAATTGGAGCCATTCACGTGCCAATTTATCCAACCATCAGCGAAGCCGATTATCGTTTTATTTTAAATGATGCAGAAGTAAAATTGGTGTTTGTTTCGAGCGAAGAATTATTTTTAAAAATAAAAAATATCGCTAGTGAAATCCCAACGATAAACAATCTTTTTACATTCGATTCGGTAATTGGCGCGAAAAGTTGGACAGAAATTTTAGAAGCTGGAAAAAAAGTTTTTTCGACCACTAATTTAAATGCTCTAAAGGCTGCGGTAAAACCGGATGATATCGCCACACTTATTTATACTTCCGGAACAACAGGAACACCAAAAGGAGTAATTCTTTCGCATAAAAATATTATGAGTAATGTAATTGCCGTTGAAGACCTGCCGCCCATTGATAATCAAGCGAAAGCCCTGAGTTTTTTACCAATTAATCACGTATACGAAAGGATGCTTACTTATTTATATATGTATTTGGGCGTTTCTATTTATTATGCGGAAAGTATTGATAAATTAATAGATAATATAAAAGAAGTTAAACCCGAAGTGTTTTCAACCGTTCCGCGTTTACTCGAAAAAATATATGAAAAAATTGTTGCTACCGGAAGTGGATTAAAAGGTATCAAAAAAATAATTTTCTTTTGGGCTTTAAATCTTGGTTTGCGTTATGAATTAGATGGCAAAAATGGCTGGTGGTACGCGTATCAACTGAGCATTGCCAACAAACTCGTTTTTAGTAAATGGCGCGAAGCTTTGGGCGGAAACGTAAGAGCCATTGTTTCGGGAAGTGCGCCTTTGCAACCACGTTTGGCACGTGTTTTTTGGGCAGCAAAAATTATTGTTTTGGAAGGCTACGGATTAACGGAAACTTCTCCTGTTATTTCTGTAAACACTACTGCCAAAGGCGGCGCGAAATTCGGAACAGTAGGCCCAATAATTAAAGATGTGGAAGTAAAAATTGCCGCGGATGGAGAAATATTGGTGAAAGGACCTAACGTTATGTTAGGCTATTACAAACGTCCGGATTTAACGGTGGAAGTAATTGATAGCGAAGGTTGGTTTCACACAGGCGATATTGGTTTGTTGGAAGATGGAAAATATTTAAAAATTACCGATCGGAAAAAAGAATTATTGAAAACTTCGGGAGGGAAATACATTGCTCCGCAACCGATTGAAAATAAATTTAAGGAATCGCATTTTATGGAACAAATTATGGTGGTGGGCGATGGACAAAAATTTGCTGGAGCGCTCGTAATACCTGCATTTCCATATTTAAAAGAATGGTGTAATCGGAAAAATATTCCGTACACAAGCAATGCCGAAATGATTAAAAATCCTTTGGTAATTGCCCGTTTCAAAAAAGAAATTGGAATAATGAATCCAAACTTCGGACACGTGGAACAAATCAAAGAGTTTGCATTGATTGCCGATGAATGGAGCGTAAATACGGGAGAATTAACGCCTACATTAAAATTAAAGCGCAAATTTATTTTAGCGAAATACAAAAATTTAATGGATAAAATGTATTCCTAA
- the rodA gene encoding rod shape-determining protein RodA translates to MKRSSTKIVEGVDWTLIIMYVMFVCIGWMNVYAAIYNDAHSSIFDMSQKYGKQLIWIGTGFLLALIILIIDVDFYTAFPWPIYVLSMLMLVAVLFLGTTISGSRSWFRIGQVAIQPAEFAKFAVDLALAKYLSNMDTNMNKLSTKIKSFLIILFPALLILLENETGIALVYLVFILVMYREGLSGNMLLLGFLVLLLFVLSLVVDKIILIGTLSGIAVIFILLMKKKLKNIFLILSVLLLSCGAVVGTSYAFNHLHGYQKKRLDVFLGKGDASEKTKSGYNVNQAKISIGSGGFTGKGFLQGTQTKYNFVPEQATDFIFCTIGEEWGFLGSAFVVIAFMFFICRIVFLAERQRSLFSRIYGYGVASIFFFHVMVNIGMTIGLVPVIGIPLPFFSYGGSSLWAFTILLFIFIKLDASRLLILR, encoded by the coding sequence TTGAAAAGAAGTAGCACTAAAATAGTAGAAGGAGTTGATTGGACACTTATCATCATGTATGTGATGTTTGTGTGCATCGGCTGGATGAACGTGTACGCCGCCATATACAACGATGCGCACAGCAGTATTTTTGACATGTCGCAGAAATACGGCAAACAATTAATTTGGATTGGAACCGGATTTTTACTCGCCCTTATTATTCTCATTATTGATGTTGATTTTTACACCGCATTTCCTTGGCCCATTTATGTATTAAGTATGTTGATGTTGGTCGCAGTTTTATTCCTGGGAACCACTATTTCTGGTAGTAGATCTTGGTTTCGGATTGGTCAAGTGGCTATACAGCCCGCCGAATTTGCCAAGTTTGCCGTCGATTTGGCTTTGGCAAAATACCTCAGCAATATGGATACGAACATGAATAAATTATCCACCAAAATAAAATCCTTTCTCATTATTTTATTTCCCGCATTACTCATTTTACTCGAAAACGAAACGGGTATCGCCTTGGTTTATTTGGTATTTATTTTAGTGATGTATCGCGAAGGATTATCCGGGAACATGCTTCTGTTGGGCTTTTTGGTGTTGTTGCTTTTTGTGCTTTCTTTGGTCGTCGATAAAATTATTTTAATCGGTACACTTTCTGGTATTGCAGTAATTTTTATTTTGTTAATGAAAAAGAAATTGAAAAATATTTTTTTGATTCTAAGTGTTTTGCTGCTTTCCTGCGGAGCTGTGGTTGGCACGAGTTACGCATTTAATCATTTGCATGGATATCAAAAAAAGAGATTGGATGTTTTTTTAGGAAAAGGCGATGCCAGCGAAAAAACAAAATCGGGCTACAATGTCAATCAAGCAAAAATTTCAATTGGTTCTGGAGGCTTTACTGGAAAAGGTTTTTTACAAGGCACGCAAACAAAATATAATTTTGTTCCGGAACAAGCTACTGATTTTATTTTCTGTACCATCGGCGAAGAATGGGGATTTCTGGGAAGTGCTTTTGTAGTTATCGCTTTTATGTTTTTTATCTGTCGAATTGTTTTTTTGGCAGAACGACAGCGCTCTTTATTCAGTAGAATATACGGTTACGGCGTGGCGTCCATTTTCTTTTTTCACGTAATGGTAAACATCGGCATGACGATTGGATTGGTTCCTGTTATCGGAATTCCCTTGCCATTCTTCAGTTACGGAGGTTCCTCGCTTTGGGCATTTACTATTCTATTATTTATTTTTATAAAATTAGATGCTTCGCGCTTACTCATTTTGCGCTAA
- a CDS encoding nitronate monooxygenase: MQTKPISTQLTEILNISFPIIMAPMFLVSNVAMTEAAMEAGIAGAFPSLNYRKEGELETVLDTLNASQKNKIGTYGINLIVQQTNPLYKKHLKICVEKKVPFYITSLGSPKEVIEQAHAYGGKVFCDVTNIAHAKKCFDLNCDGFIAVGQGAGGHAGPFPLQVLIPSLHQHFPEKPVVAAGGIANGKGILSMLALGAAGVSIGTRFIASTEATVKMEYKNAIVDSKMEDIVLTERISGTPCTIINTPFAKKIGYKQNMIERFLSKNKTTKKYFKMLVQIKGMKELEASVKPGNYDTLWCAGQSVELIETISSCKEIIEKLKQETFSEYEGLKKCFSER, encoded by the coding sequence ATGCAAACGAAACCTATTTCTACCCAACTCACAGAAATACTGAATATTTCTTTTCCGATAATTATGGCTCCAATGTTTTTGGTGTCGAATGTAGCAATGACAGAAGCTGCAATGGAAGCTGGAATTGCAGGTGCTTTTCCTTCGTTAAATTATAGAAAAGAAGGCGAACTCGAAACTGTTTTAGATACCTTGAATGCTTCCCAAAAGAATAAAATAGGCACTTACGGAATTAATTTAATTGTGCAACAAACCAATCCTTTGTACAAAAAGCATTTAAAAATTTGTGTCGAAAAAAAAGTTCCATTTTACATTACTTCGCTTGGAAGTCCGAAAGAAGTGATTGAACAAGCGCACGCTTATGGCGGAAAAGTTTTTTGTGATGTAACCAATATCGCGCATGCAAAAAAATGTTTCGACTTAAATTGCGATGGCTTTATTGCCGTTGGACAAGGCGCTGGTGGACATGCTGGACCGTTTCCGTTGCAGGTGTTGATTCCATCTTTGCACCAACATTTTCCTGAAAAACCAGTTGTGGCAGCTGGAGGAATTGCAAACGGAAAAGGAATTTTATCCATGCTCGCATTAGGTGCAGCAGGCGTTTCCATCGGTACGCGATTTATTGCCAGCACGGAAGCAACTGTAAAAATGGAATATAAAAATGCGATTGTAGATTCTAAAATGGAAGATATTGTGCTTACCGAAAGGATTTCAGGAACGCCGTGTACTATTATTAATACACCTTTCGCGAAAAAAATTGGGTACAAACAAAATATGATTGAGCGGTTTTTATCTAAAAATAAAACCACTAAAAAATATTTTAAAATGTTGGTGCAGATTAAAGGAATGAAAGAATTAGAGGCTTCGGTAAAACCTGGAAACTATGATACACTTTGGTGCGCAGGACAATCAGTAGAATTAATTGAAACGATTTCTTCTTGCAAAGAAATCATTGAAAAATTAAAACAAGAAACTTTTTCGGAATACGAAGGCTTGAAAAAATGTTTTTCGGAACGATAA
- the mreC gene encoding rod shape-determining protein MreC: MRNLVTFIWKHHFFFLFALLQGFSIFLIVQNNKFQRAGFINSSNKVAGFFFTLSSQANEYLNLKNTNQNLATENARLHNLLLSSFIQTKAEKYWINDSIHKQKYQYISAKVVNNSTDQRSNYLTLEAGSSQGVKPEMGVISGSGIIGIVKNVSANFCSVMSVLHKETKISVMIKKYGAFGPLSWDGGDYRYAQLSDIPGNIKLQKGDTILTSAYTGIFPEGVMVGTVESFSTVPGEYFFKVKIKLSTDFKSVSSYVFIVENVMKEEQDSLEKVSQNAQ; the protein is encoded by the coding sequence ATGAGAAACCTTGTTACCTTTATCTGGAAACACCATTTTTTCTTTCTGTTTGCCCTATTGCAGGGCTTCTCCATCTTTTTAATTGTTCAGAATAATAAATTTCAGCGCGCCGGATTTATCAATTCATCCAACAAAGTGGCCGGATTTTTTTTTACGCTTTCATCGCAAGCCAACGAATACCTCAATTTAAAAAATACGAATCAAAATTTAGCAACGGAAAATGCGCGTTTGCACAATTTGTTGCTTTCCTCTTTTATCCAGACCAAGGCAGAAAAATATTGGATTAACGATTCCATACACAAACAAAAATATCAATACATCAGCGCTAAAGTCGTTAACAATTCAACCGATCAACGCAGCAATTATCTGACCTTAGAAGCAGGAAGTTCGCAAGGTGTGAAACCAGAAATGGGCGTTATTTCGGGATCCGGAATTATTGGAATTGTAAAAAATGTTTCTGCTAATTTTTGTTCCGTCATGTCGGTTTTACACAAAGAAACAAAGATCAGTGTGATGATAAAAAAATATGGCGCATTTGGTCCACTTTCGTGGGATGGCGGCGATTATCGTTATGCACAGTTAAGTGATATTCCTGGAAATATTAAACTTCAAAAAGGAGACACTATTTTGACAAGCGCTTACACTGGAATTTTTCCGGAGGGCGTAATGGTAGGTACAGTAGAAAGTTTTTCGACCGTTCCCGGAGAATATTTTTTCAAAGTAAAAATAAAACTTTCCACTGATTTTAAATCCGTAAGTAGCTACGTTTTTATAGTTGAAAATGTGATGAAAGAGGAACAAGATAGTTTAGAAAAAGTTTCGCAAAATGCTCAATGA
- the mrdA gene encoding penicillin-binding protein 2, whose product MNRFSERQYVIIGIFLLVGLAFIIRLFYIQVIDDSYKLDARNQAFRYVTQYPDRGYIFDRNGKILVYNSAAYDLMVVPHEAKNIDTMALCNLINISKEDYIEKMKKSSTSPNSPRIPSVFASQLSAETYALLQEQLYRFRGFYVETRSLRKYPMKTAAHVLGYVGEVSEDIADTSSYYKQGDYIGISGIEKSYEKELRGKKGLKIIMVDVHNREMGSYQNGKYDTIAVPGANLTSSIDAVLEQLGEKLLQNKVGSIVAIEPATGEILAMVTSPSYDPNLLVGRERSHNYAQLALDTITVPLFNRALMAQYPPGSTFKPIMALIGQQDGVLSPSTHYYCDGGFHMGNWTVKCDAAHGSLDLEDAIAHSCNTYFCNVFRSVIDAPQYDRSTVEGFEAWKKAIFSFGIGQRLAIDLPNALRGSVPSVNYYNTLFGKGAWKASNVISLAIGQGALGVNPLQLANEAAIIANRGFYYIPHIIKYIGDKKMQLPKYTTKQYTIVDQKYFGIVVDAMAEVVEKGTAAASKINGIDMCGKTGTAQNPTGRNNSLFIAFAPKDNPKIAISVVVERGGFGAEVAAPIASLMIEKYLTDTITRPDLEKKIIAENLIQYVEKK is encoded by the coding sequence ATGAATCGTTTTTCGGAAAGGCAATACGTAATTATTGGTATTTTTTTGCTGGTCGGATTGGCTTTTATTATCCGTCTTTTTTACATTCAAGTCATCGACGATAGTTACAAATTAGATGCGCGCAATCAGGCTTTTCGCTACGTAACGCAATATCCCGACAGAGGATATATTTTTGATCGCAACGGAAAAATTTTAGTGTATAATTCGGCGGCGTATGATTTGATGGTGGTGCCGCACGAAGCAAAAAATATTGATACGATGGCACTCTGCAATCTCATCAATATTTCGAAAGAAGATTATATTGAAAAAATGAAAAAATCTTCGACAAGTCCTAATTCCCCACGTATTCCTTCAGTCTTCGCATCTCAACTTTCGGCGGAAACGTATGCTTTGTTGCAAGAACAATTGTATCGCTTTCGCGGATTTTATGTTGAAACGCGCTCGCTCCGAAAGTATCCGATGAAAACAGCAGCACACGTTTTAGGCTACGTAGGCGAAGTAAGTGAAGACATTGCCGATACCAGTTCGTATTACAAACAAGGCGATTACATTGGTATCAGCGGCATAGAGAAATCCTACGAAAAAGAATTGCGTGGAAAAAAAGGATTGAAAATTATCATGGTGGATGTGCACAACCGAGAAATGGGCAGTTATCAAAACGGGAAATACGATACCATTGCCGTTCCGGGCGCCAATCTCACCTCCTCTATTGATGCGGTTTTAGAACAGTTAGGTGAAAAATTATTGCAGAATAAAGTTGGAAGTATTGTTGCCATTGAGCCCGCAACTGGTGAAATTTTAGCGATGGTTACTTCACCTTCTTATGATCCAAATTTATTGGTCGGACGAGAGCGTTCGCACAATTACGCGCAACTGGCTTTGGACACTATTACAGTGCCTTTGTTTAACAGAGCGTTGATGGCGCAATATCCTCCGGGCTCTACCTTTAAGCCAATCATGGCACTCATCGGACAACAAGACGGCGTGTTATCTCCAAGTACGCATTATTATTGTGATGGCGGTTTTCACATGGGTAATTGGACTGTTAAATGTGATGCGGCGCACGGTTCCCTTGATTTGGAAGATGCGATTGCACATTCTTGCAATACTTATTTTTGCAATGTTTTCCGCAGTGTGATTGACGCGCCGCAATACGATAGAAGTACCGTAGAAGGTTTTGAGGCTTGGAAAAAGGCTATTTTCAGTTTCGGTATTGGTCAGCGGTTGGCGATTGATTTACCCAATGCACTCAGAGGTTCCGTGCCTTCCGTTAATTATTACAATACTTTATTTGGAAAAGGTGCTTGGAAAGCTTCTAATGTTATTTCGCTCGCCATTGGTCAAGGCGCATTGGGCGTAAACCCACTACAACTCGCCAACGAAGCGGCAATTATCGCAAACAGAGGTTTTTATTATATCCCGCATATCATCAAATATATTGGTGATAAAAAAATGCAATTGCCAAAATACACCACCAAACAATATACTATTGTGGATCAAAAATATTTTGGAATTGTTGTAGATGCGATGGCGGAAGTGGTGGAAAAAGGAACAGCCGCTGCTTCAAAAATAAACGGAATTGACATGTGCGGAAAAACAGGAACAGCGCAAAATCCGACGGGAAGAAACAATTCGCTTTTTATCGCTTTTGCGCCGAAAGACAATCCAAAAATTGCCATTTCTGTTGTGGTGGAACGTGGCGGATTTGGTGCAGAAGTAGCTGCTCCTATTGCGAGTTTAATGATAGAAAAATATTTAACGGATACGATTACTCGTCCTGATTTAGAAAAAAAGATTATCGCTGAAAATTTAATTCAATACGTTGAAAAGAAGTAG
- a CDS encoding rod shape-determining protein, whose product MGLFNFLTQEIAIDLGTANTLIIHNDKVVVDEPSIVAIDRLTGKVIAVGKVAQQMHGKTHENIKTIRPLKDGVIADFHAAEHMIRAMIKMINPGKHLFNPSLKMVICIPSGITEVEKRAVRDSAEHAGGKEVYLIHEPMAAAIGIGIDVEEPMGNMIIDIGGGTSEIAVIALGGIVCDKSIRIAGDDFTANIEEYMRRQHNLLIGERSAEIVKIKVGAAMEEIEDPPEDYAVHGRDLMTGVPKEIHVSYREIAAALDKSISKVEEAVLNALEMTPPELSADIYKKGIYLAGGGSMLRGLDKRISLKTKLPVHIAEDPLRAVARGTGIALKNVNKFQFLIK is encoded by the coding sequence ATGGGTTTATTTAATTTTTTAACACAAGAAATAGCGATTGACTTGGGAACAGCCAATACGCTGATTATTCACAACGACAAAGTAGTGGTGGATGAACCGTCTATTGTTGCCATTGACCGATTGACCGGAAAAGTAATTGCGGTAGGAAAAGTGGCGCAGCAAATGCACGGAAAAACGCACGAGAACATTAAAACCATTCGTCCGCTGAAAGATGGCGTAATTGCGGATTTCCATGCAGCGGAACACATGATTCGCGCGATGATAAAAATGATTAATCCAGGAAAACATTTGTTCAATCCTTCTTTAAAAATGGTTATTTGTATTCCTTCCGGAATCACGGAAGTGGAGAAACGCGCCGTTCGAGATTCCGCAGAACATGCAGGCGGAAAAGAAGTTTATTTGATTCACGAACCAATGGCTGCGGCTATCGGAATTGGAATTGACGTGGAAGAGCCGATGGGAAATATGATTATTGATATTGGCGGAGGAACCAGTGAAATCGCGGTTATCGCGTTGGGCGGAATTGTTTGCGATAAATCTATTCGGATTGCAGGAGATGATTTTACAGCGAATATCGAAGAATACATGCGCAGACAACACAATTTATTGATTGGTGAACGCTCCGCAGAAATCGTAAAAATAAAAGTAGGTGCAGCGATGGAGGAAATTGAAGATCCACCTGAAGATTACGCTGTACACGGAAGAGATTTGATGACAGGCGTTCCGAAAGAAATCCATGTTTCATATAGAGAAATTGCGGCAGCATTGGATAAATCCATTTCGAAAGTGGAAGAAGCTGTTTTAAATGCGCTGGAGATGACGCCACCAGAGCTTTCCGCAGATATTTATAAAAAAGGAATTTATTTGGCGGGCGGCGGTTCCATGTTGCGCGGATTGGACAAACGTATTTCCTTGAAAACGAAATTGCCCGTTCACATTGCGGAAGATCCACTCAGAGCAGTTGCGAGAGGAACAGGAATTGCTTTGAAAAATGTAAATAAATTTCAGTTTTTGATCAAATAA
- a CDS encoding PHP domain-containing protein, translating into MDTREILNELKLTAQLMELHNENSFKSAAIANATYKLGKAHVALDSPSLLEMEANPLIGKSLAGKIFELQTTGKLSELEALRKKTPEGIIEMLSIKGIGPKKIAAIWKELEIESVGELLYACHENRLVTLKGFGLKTQDQIKKSIEFSEGNAGKLHYSYALEIAEKIIFEIEKKNDIELISVTGELRRKNEVVDSIEILVGTLTEIDLSDFEIPKTNAVKIIYCAPENYFFKLFETTGSLEHVSELNVPSKNYFSEEEIYASLKMQYIEPELREGTNEIQLARENKIPKLIELKDLKGIIHNHTTYSDGTNTLREMAEYAKELGYEYLTICDHSKSAVYANGLQYERVLAQFQEIDKLNKELFPFKIFKGIESDILNDGSLDYDEKILEQFDIIVASVHSNLKMDEEKATQRLLKAIENPYTTILGHPTGRLLLSRPGYPLQMEKMIDACAENNVIMELNSHPYRLDIDWRWISYCIEKGVKISINPDAHYKGGYHDMIYGIGTARKGMLTKENCFNALSLSEMEKYVSQLKQLKSENKSC; encoded by the coding sequence ATGGATACTCGGGAAATTTTAAATGAACTGAAATTAACGGCACAGCTCATGGAGTTGCACAATGAAAACTCGTTCAAATCTGCGGCGATTGCGAATGCAACTTACAAATTAGGAAAAGCGCACGTTGCTTTGGATAGTCCGTCTTTATTGGAAATGGAAGCAAATCCACTTATTGGTAAAAGTCTTGCTGGAAAAATTTTCGAATTGCAAACTACAGGAAAATTAAGCGAATTAGAGGCTCTAAGAAAAAAAACGCCCGAAGGGATTATTGAAATGCTAAGCATAAAAGGCATTGGTCCGAAAAAAATTGCTGCCATTTGGAAAGAATTAGAAATCGAATCCGTCGGAGAATTATTGTATGCGTGCCACGAAAATCGTTTGGTAACTCTAAAAGGTTTCGGATTAAAAACCCAGGATCAAATTAAAAAATCCATCGAATTTTCGGAAGGAAATGCCGGAAAGCTTCATTATTCTTACGCTTTAGAGATTGCCGAAAAAATAATTTTTGAAATCGAAAAAAAGAATGATATCGAATTAATTAGTGTTACCGGTGAATTGAGAAGAAAAAATGAAGTGGTAGACAGTATCGAAATTTTAGTTGGCACACTTACCGAAATAGATTTAAGTGATTTTGAAATACCAAAAACAAATGCCGTAAAAATTATTTATTGCGCTCCCGAAAATTATTTTTTCAAACTCTTCGAAACTACTGGAAGTCTTGAACACGTTAGCGAATTAAATGTGCCTTCGAAAAATTATTTTTCAGAAGAAGAAATTTACGCATCCTTAAAAATGCAATATATTGAGCCAGAATTGCGCGAAGGTACGAATGAAATTCAGTTGGCGCGCGAAAATAAAATTCCGAAACTCATTGAATTAAAAGATCTAAAAGGCATTATTCACAATCACACCACTTACAGCGATGGCACTAATACTTTACGCGAAATGGCTGAATATGCGAAAGAATTAGGTTATGAATATTTGACTATTTGCGACCATTCAAAATCGGCAGTTTATGCAAACGGATTGCAATACGAGCGCGTTTTAGCACAGTTTCAAGAAATTGACAAATTAAACAAAGAACTTTTTCCGTTCAAAATTTTTAAAGGAATTGAATCCGATATTTTGAATGACGGAAGTTTAGATTACGACGAAAAAATATTGGAGCAGTTTGATATCATTGTGGCTTCCGTGCATTCCAATTTAAAAATGGACGAAGAAAAAGCCACGCAACGTTTGCTGAAAGCGATTGAAAATCCGTACACCACGATACTCGGTCATCCCACAGGAAGATTGCTGCTCTCGCGCCCAGGTTATCCTTTGCAGATGGAAAAAATGATTGATGCTTGTGCCGAAAATAATGTCATTATGGAATTAAATTCGCATCCCTATCGCTTGGATATTGATTGGCGCTGGATTTCGTATTGCATCGAAAAAGGAGTGAAAATTTCTATTAATCCGGATGCACATTACAAAGGCGGATACCACGATATGATTTACGGGATTGGCACAGCACGAAAGGGAATGCTTACGAAAGAAAATTGTTTTAATGCCTTGAGTTTGTCGGAAATGGAGAAATATGTTTCCCAACTCAAACAACTTAAATCTGAAAATAAATCATGTTAA
- a CDS encoding sulfite exporter TauE/SafE family protein, whose protein sequence is MTVVFIILLCIGLAAGILSGFVGIGGGIVIVPSLIFLIGLSQYEAQGTSLALMLPPIGILAAYNYYKNGNLNIRYAAIIAVAFVFGGFIGSKTALSLNAHAVREIFASVLLLLSLKYIFSK, encoded by the coding sequence ATGACTGTTGTTTTTATAATATTACTTTGTATTGGCTTGGCGGCAGGGATTTTGAGCGGCTTTGTGGGTATCGGTGGCGGAATCGTGATTGTTCCCTCCTTAATTTTTTTGATTGGATTGTCGCAGTACGAAGCCCAAGGAACAAGTTTGGCGCTGATGCTCCCTCCTATCGGAATTTTAGCAGCATACAATTATTATAAAAATGGAAATCTCAATATTCGATATGCCGCCATTATCGCAGTAGCATTCGTATTTGGAGGGTTTATCGGCTCCAAAACTGCTTTGTCTTTAAATGCGCATGCAGTACGAGAAATTTTCGCTTCCGTCCTCTTACTCCTCTCTCTGAAATATATTTTTTCTAAATAA
- the mreD gene encoding rod shape-determining protein MreD, which produces MLNDVLRNTARFLILMLLQVLIVKNIELGKFVNPFIYILFLMMLPFTIPNGLLLIIAFVTGLTMDMFYNTMGMHAFACVFMAYCRPSVLRIISPRDGYEFGAEPTLRSMGLQWFLPYSIVLVLIHHTVLFTVEFFRFSEFGSTFLKIIFSSIATIILLFISQFLFYKEKQK; this is translated from the coding sequence ATGCTCAATGACGTTCTCCGAAATACCGCACGCTTCCTGATTTTAATGCTTTTGCAGGTGCTCATCGTGAAAAATATCGAACTCGGAAAATTCGTAAATCCGTTTATTTATATTTTATTTTTGATGATGCTTCCTTTTACCATTCCCAATGGATTATTGCTGATTATCGCATTTGTAACGGGCTTAACGATGGATATGTTTTACAACACGATGGGAATGCACGCGTTTGCTTGCGTGTTTATGGCGTATTGTCGCCCAAGCGTGTTGCGCATTATTTCTCCACGCGATGGATATGAATTTGGTGCAGAGCCTACTTTGCGCTCGATGGGTTTACAATGGTTTTTACCTTATTCGATCGTGTTGGTACTCATTCATCACACCGTTTTATTTACAGTCGAATTTTTTCGTTTTTCAGAATTCGGATCTACCTTCTTAAAAATTATTTTTAGTTCTATTGCCACCATTATTTTATTGTTCATCAGCCAATTTTTATTTTATAAAGAAAAACAAAAATGA